A window from Podospora bellae-mahoneyi strain CBS 112042 chromosome 1 map unlocalized CBS112042p_1, whole genome shotgun sequence encodes these proteins:
- a CDS encoding uncharacterized protein (EggNog:ENOG503NVWC; COG:L), with protein MGKKKNNMANRGVASALATANLPLINLSNLSNLTKDTEPAATPVARSDSEGKSSSGSLKRPGPHDADDDDGWQTIERGRPVKKHKKIPTPNSARYPALHFSEKSRLQSKVNLSAFRDLILYLFADGPAPQWISVSQRPEFRKVVAIMVPGLEEAMFEPGVDYSKYETPTLDQAIKQIGDGSSPDHYYPRPLSKEALPTSLQPFADMFPHLWPVKAPGDDKYGRLHSPLTTMLTAPLNKNKDKSKDKAGPDSHRDIRTRITEFLATPEELMDNGFPVHPALLPEGERRDSFKNPEGWAHTRVSKLEDGDVPESEIQQGSITAGREVLAIDCEMCLTGPGELALTRVSLVSWDGETVLDELVKPEKPITDYVTQYSGITKEMLDPVTTTLSDIQAKLLDLLHPRTILLGHSLDSDLKALQLAHPFIVDTSMLFPHARGPPLKNSLKYLAQRHLGREVQKGGGTINGHDSVEDAKTCLDLVKKKCEKGKAWATGDSQGENLFRRLARSGTAYRATAGPEATGGLPVGKTSAAVEWGDVSRSACNAATVAISCKTDAEVEAGVIRAVKGDPDGLEVPGGGVDFVWARLRELEFVQGWANRHKPNTPPVATVAEETPEVQDVNGDAEKEAVSPLEECLSTLAQRLQRIHAALPPCTLLMVLSGTGDPREMSRLQAMHSQFKKEYNTPGTKWDQLSVKWTTDEEDALRKAVKVARAGVGFLSVK; from the coding sequence ATgggtaaaaagaaaaacaacatGGCCAACCGCGGAGTGGCCAGTGCCTTGGCCACCGCCAACCTACCTCTCATCAATCTCTCCAATCTCTCCAATCTCACCAAGGACACGGAACCTGCCGCAACACCAGTGGCTCGGAGTGACTCTGAAGGAAAATCCTCCTCGGGCAGTCTTAAGCGGCCCGGTCCTCATGATgctgacgacgatgacggtTGGCAGACCATTGAGCGCGGCCGGCCAGTTAAAAAACACAAGAAGATTCCCACTCCCAACTCAGCTCGATATCCTGCCCTGCATTTCTCGGAGAAGTCAAGACTGCAGTCCAAGGTCAACCTTTCAGCTTTCCGCGATCTCATCCTGTATCTTTTCGCCGATGGTCCCGCGCCACAATGGATCTCCGTCTCACAGCGCCCAGAGTTCAGAAAGGTTGTTGCCATCATGGTGCCTGGTCTGGAGGAGGCCATGTTCGAGCCCGGTGTTGACTATTCCAAGTATGAGACGCCCACGCTGGATCAAGCGATCAAGCAGATTGGCGATGGTTCTTCTCCAGATCACTACTACCCTCGGCCTCTCAGCAAAGAGGCCTTGCCAACCTCGTTGCAACCGTTCGCAGACATGTTCCCGCACCTCTGGCCTGTCAAGGCACCCGGGGACGACAAGTATGGCAGATTACACTCGCCTTTGACCACGATGCTCACTGCTCCTCTGAATAAGAACAAGGACAAGAGCAAAGACAAGGCCGGGCCAGACTCTCACAGAGATATCAGAACTAGAATCACCGAGTTCCTCGCCACTCCAGAAGAACTGATGGACAACGGATTTCCAGTGCATCCAGCCTTACTGCCAGAAGGCGAGCGCAGGGACTCTTTTAAGAATCCAGAAGGGTGGGCGCACACCAGGGTCAGCAAGcttgaagatggagatgttcCCGAGAGCGAAATCCAGCAAGGGAGCATCACCGCTGGGCGAGAGGTCCTTGCCATCGACTGTGAGATGTGTTTGACCGGGCCTGGCGAGCTTGCTCTCACGAGAGTGAGCTTGGTGTCTTGGGATGGCGAAACAGTTCTTGACGAGCTGGTCAAGCCCGAGAAGCCCATCACCGATTATGTCACCCAATACTCAGGAATCACCAAGGAGATGCTCGATCCTGTCACAACAACCCTGAGCGATATCCAGGCTAAACTGCTTGATCTTTTACATCCCCGCACAATCCTCTTGGGTCACTCACTTGACTCGGATCTCAAAGCTCTCCAACTCGCCCATCCCTTCATCGTGGACACGTCGATGCTCTTCCCCCACGCTCGCGGCCCACCGCTCAAAAACTCACTCAAGTACCTCGCCCAACGCCACCTGGGCCGTGAAGTCCAGAAAGGTGGTGGCACCATCAACGGGCATGACAGTGTGGAAGACGCCAAAACCTGTTTAGACCTCGTCAAGAAGAAGTGTGAGAAAGGAAAGGCCTGGGCTACCGGTGACTCGCAAGGTGAGAATTTGTTCAGACGCCTCGCCCGCTCCGGAACAGCCTACCGCGCCACAGCCGGGCCCGAGGCAACTGGCGGTCTCCCTGTGGGGAAAACGAGTGCGGCTGTTGAATGGGGCGATGTGTCCAGAAGTGCTTGCAACGCTGCGACGGTTGCCATATCCTGCAAGACGGACGCCGAGGTTGAAGCGGGCGTGATTCGCGCAGTCAAGGGCGACCCGGATGGATTGGAGGTTCCAGGAGGCGGTGTTGACTTTGtctgggcgaggttgagagaGTTGGAGTTTGTTCAGGGGTGGGCCAACAGACACAAGCCCAACACTCCTCCTGTTGCTACGGTTGCAGAGGAGACGCCCGAGGTTCAGGACGTGAATGGCGATGCTGAGAAAGAGGCAGTTTCTCCTCTGGAGGAGTGTCTATCTACGCTTGCGCAGCGACTCCAGAGGATCCACGCTGCGTTGCCCCCTTGCACactgttgatggtgttgagcggGACGGGCGACCCGAGGGAGATGAGCAGACTGCAGGCTATGCATTCCCAGTTCAAGAAGGAGTATAACACTCCTGGGACGAAGTGGGATCAGCTCAGTGTAAAGTGGAcgacggacgaggaggacgcgTTGAGGAAGGCAGTCAAGGTGGCGAGGGCCGGTGTTGGATTCCTAAGCGTCAAATGA
- a CDS encoding uncharacterized protein (COG:A; EggNog:ENOG503Q4WG), translating into MTEPTEVGERETSQSLRRAAVRSALSASRAVSVKTTSAPFAFSIVRAAAVSRAVPVQAVRWYSQEPTSQDPLSQDVTEEAHEAEENITEQTQEERQPRRQLDKSRAIFVRNMVFEVNEQHLKEAFETYGEIEDTYVARDPRGMSRGYGFVTFKDASAVSAACAAVNGSFWHGRRVTCIPRRDEEQTPRAREQNRTPNPPTNQLFVGNIPYETTDAELNNLFAGLSNVTDIRIAVDRTTGWPRGFAHVDFTDVASAEAAKEKLAATNLGGRQLKIDFATGYGKGERTNNKSFGGRGDRGDRGDRRDRGDRNDRRSNDGF; encoded by the exons ATGACAGAACCAACGGAGGTGGGCGAGCGAGAAACGTC GCAATCTCTTCGCCGCGCCGCTGTGCGATCTGCCCTCTCGGCCTCCAGAGCCGTTTCGGTCAAGACCACCTCTGCTCCCTTCGCTTTCTCCATCGTCAGAGCCGCCGCGGTTTCCAGAGCTGTCCCTGTGCAAGCTGTGCGGTGGTATTCCCAGGAGCCCACTTCGCAAGACCCATTGTCGCAGGACGTCACCGAGGAGGCACatgaggccgaggagaacaTCACAGAGCAAACCCAAGAAGAACGCCAGCCCAGGAGGCAGCTCGACA AGTCGAGAGCCATCTTTGTGCGCAACATGGTGTTTGAGGTCAACGAGCAGCATCTGAAGGAGGCCTTCGAGACATACGGCGAGATTGAGGACACCTACGTTGCCCGCGACCCCCGGGGTATGAGCAGAGGATATGGCTTTGTCACCTTCAAGGACGCCTCCGCCGTCAGCGCTGCGTGCGCCGCTGTCAACGGCTCTTTCTGGCATGGACGCCGGGTAACCTGCATTCCCCGCAGAGACGAGGAGCAGACACCCCGTGCCCGCGAACAGAACAGGACGCCTAATCCCCCCACCAATCAACTTTTCGTCGGTAACATCCCCTACGAGACCACCGACGCcgagctcaacaacctcttcgcTGGCCTCTCGAACGTCACCGACATCCGTATCGCTGTCGACCGCACCACCGGCTGGCCCCGGGGCTTTGCCCATGTCGATTTTACCGACGTTGCTTCTGCtgaggctgccaaggagaagctggccgCCACCAACCTTGGTGGCAGACAACTGAAAATCGACTTCGCTACCGGTTACGGAAAGGGTGAGcgcaccaacaacaaaagctttggtggccgtggtgacCGTGGTGACCGCGGAGACCGTAGAGACCGCGGCGACCGCAACGACCGTCGCAGCAATGACGGCTTTTAA
- the PEX5 gene encoding Peroxisomal membrane signal receptor PTS1 (EggNog:ENOG503NUGJ; COG:S) — translation MSFLGGAECSTAGNPLSQFTKHVGDDKSLQHDRLVGRGPNSAMGGFRNVGRNTPQDEMMNGFLHQNATLPDMPLEQQQGPLAHAHLDHLRAQSGSPLSPTWAPDTQAAMEAAFNAPPGTHFSADEFAKFQHMNPAAAVSHAPAMPGASASMQRPMMMGGGMSYNMMQRPLYQPMFGGQMHMAPQPLQQHQQPAVEGKGKGKVVELDESKWEEQFQQMELHDRQLRETEKDEALAMEPELNNMDEKLLHSETGYGDLESIWRGIQAEQAQLKELDDIEDDFAKFDSANFGGDNLNDWGLNNRLGADPIVQDYLFEDENIFENTTNPFEEGIRIMNEGGNLSLAALAFEAAVQKDPEHVEAWVYLGHVQAQNEKEEAAIRALEQAMKLDPNNLAALMGLAVSYTNEGYDSTAYRTLERWLSVKYPQVIAPQDLSSAAELGFTDRAQLHDRVTSLFLEAARLAPDGDHMDPDVQVGLGVLFYGAEEYDKAVDCFQAALHSSEMGTSNQREQIHLLWNRLGATLANSGRSEEAIAAYEKALSINPNFVRARYNLGVSCINIGCHAEAAGHLLASLDMHKSVEKSGREKARELLGGGGGPDTDARIDAMTTQNRSTTLYDTLRRVFTQMGRRDLAEKVVAGVDPDIFRGEFDF, via the exons ATGTCATTTCTTGGAGGCGCCGAATGTTCAACGGCGGGCAATCCGCTCAGCCAGTTCACCAAACATGTCGGAGACGACAAGAGCCTGCAGCATGACAGGCTTGTGGGAAGAGGCCCAAACAGTGCTATGGGTGGCTTCCGAAATGTTGGCCGCAATACCCCCCAAGACGAG ATGATGAatggcttcctccaccaGAATGCCACCCTTCCCGACATGCCcctcgagcagcagcagggtcCTTTGGCCCACGCCCATCTCGATCACCTTCGCGCTCAGTCCGGCTCTCCGCTCTCGCCAACATGGGCCCCTGATACCCAGGCCGCGATGGAGGCCGCGTTCAACGCACCTCCCGGCACCCACTTCAGCGCCGACGAATTCGCCAAGTTTCAGCACATGAACCCTGCGGCTGCCGTATCTCATGCCCCGGCGATGCCCGGCGCCAGCGCGAGCATGCAGCGgcccatgatgatgggcggtGGTATGAGCTACAATATGATGCAACGCCCCCTGTACCAGCCCATGTTTGGTGGTCAGATGCACATGGCACCCCAGCCTctccagcaacaccaacagccgGCAGTCGAGGGTAAGGGGAAGGGCAAGGTTGTGGAGCTGGACGAGAGCAAATGGGAAGAGCAGTTCCAGCAGATGGAGCTCCACGATCGCCAACTGCGGGAGACAGAAAAGGACGAGGCTTTGGCCATGGAGCCCGAGTTGAACAACATGGACGAGAAGCTCCTGCACTCCGAAACCGGCTACGGTGACCTGGAGTCGATATGGCGCGGCATCCAAGCAGAGCAGGCGCAGCTTAAGGAACTGGACGATATCGAGGACGACTTTGCTAAGTTCGACAGCGCCAACTTTGGCGGAGATAATCTCAACGACTGGGGACTGAACAACAGGCTCGGAGCCGATCCCATCGTTCAGGATTATCTCTTCGAGGATGAGAACATCTTCGAGAACACGACAAACCCATTTGAAGAGGGCATTCGGATCATGAACGAAGGCGGAAACCTTTCCCTGGCCGCTCTTGCTTTCGAGGCTGCCGTCCAAAAGGACCCCGAACACGTCGAGGCCTGGGTCTATCTTGGCCATGTGCAAGCCCAAAAcgaaaaggaggaggctgctatCCGCGCTCTTGAACAAGCCATGAAGctcgaccccaacaacctcgccgctTTGATGGGTCTGGCCGTCTCTTACACAAACGAAGGCTACGACAGCACTGCCTACCGCACCCTCGAAAGGTGGCTCAGCGTCAAGTACCCCCAGGTCATTGCCCCACAAGATCTGTCGTCCGCTGCCGAGCTCGGCTTTACCGACCGCGCCCAGCTCCACGACCGCGTCACCAGCCTGTTCCTCGAAGCTGCCCGCTTGGCCCCCGACGGAGACCACATGGACCCCGACGTCCAGGTCGGCCTCGGAGTGCTCTTCTACGGCGCTGAGGAGTACGACAAGGCGGTCGACTGCTTCCAAGCCGCGCTCCACTCCTCGGAAATGGGCACCTCCAACCAGCGCGAGCAGATCCACCTCCTCTGGAACCGCCTCGGTGCCACGCTCGCCAACTCGGGCCGCTCAGAGGAGGCGATTGCCGCGTACGAAAAGGCGCTGTCGATCAACCCCAACTTTGTCAGGGCGAGATATAACCTGGGTGTTTCTTGCATCAACATCGGGTGCCAtgccgaggcggcggggcATTTGCTCGCTTCGTTGGATATGCACAAGTCTGTCGAGAAGAGCGGGAGGGAAAAGGCTAGGGAGCTGCTcggtggcggaggtggcCCGGACACGGACGCGAGGATTGACGCGATGACCACTCAGAATAGGAGCACGACGCTGTATGATACGCTGAGGAGGGTTTTCACccagatggggaggagggatctGGCCGAGaaggttgttgctggagttGACCCTGATATTTTCAGAGGAGAGTTTGATTTTTGA